The following are from one region of the Arachis duranensis cultivar V14167 chromosome 10, aradu.V14167.gnm2.J7QH, whole genome shotgun sequence genome:
- the LOC107470565 gene encoding dirigent protein 4-like has product MEKKTILLVLALLFCCMSIQVHSKYHSENKNGFHYKEKVTNLHFYLFDFLTGKNPSAVEIARPNRPVGAKASTPFGHIYAIDDPLREGPDENSTVIGNARGFYLSTSQSEDLTLLMNVDFGFTKGEFNGSSISVVSRNPVTEPHRELAVVGGRGKFRLARGFAELTTYYLNTTNGDAIIEYNVTVLHY; this is encoded by the coding sequence ATGGAGAAGAAAACAATCCTCCTAGTTTTGGCTTTGTTATTTTGCTGCATGAGTATCCAAGTTCATTCGAAATATCACTCGGAGAACAAGAACGGTTTCCATTACAAGGAGAAAGTGACCAATCTCCATTTCTACCTCTTTGACTTCCTCACTGGGAAAAACCCCTCCGCCGTGGAGATCGCGCGACCCAACCGTCCCGTGggggcaaaagcttccactccATTCGGCCATATTTATGCCATTGATGATCCACTGAGAGAAGGGCCTGATGAAAACTCAACCGTCATTGGCAATGCGCGGGGTTTTTACTTGTCAACAAGCCAAAGTGAGGATCTAACCCTTCTTATGAATGTGGATTTTGGGTTCACCAAAGGAGAGTTCAACGGGAGCTCCATCAGCGTGGTTTCGAGGAATCCGGTGACGGAGCCGCATAGGGAACTGGCTGTTGTCGGAGGGAGAGGCAAGTTCAGGCTCGCTAGAGGCTTCGCTGAGCTTACAACTTATTATCTCAATACAACAAATGGTGATGCTATTATTGAGTATAACGTTACTGTTTTACATTATTGA